From the genome of Spirochaetales bacterium, one region includes:
- the secG gene encoding preprotein translocase subunit SecG produces the protein MDIIFLILIILSAILLVIIVMMQDEQGEGLGGIFGGGSSTPFGSRSGNVLTRITAILAVVFLLSTLGLAFMKRTPTESRGAVEKSIEDMYESSSEELWFADVEEKTKQDEESTLEMPMDDESVFTSDTTPGEGEGE, from the coding sequence ATGGATATAATATTTCTTATCTTGATTATTTTAAGTGCAATTTTACTCGTCATTATCGTCATGATGCAGGATGAACAGGGCGAGGGCCTGGGGGGGATATTCGGGGGCGGAAGCAGTACCCCATTCGGTTCCCGTTCTGGAAATGTTCTTACGAGGATTACCGCGATACTCGCCGTGGTATTTCTTCTCAGCACGCTCGGGCTGGCATTTATGAAAAGAACGCCGACCGAATCAAGGGGGGCTGTTGAGAAGAGTATCGAGGACATGTATGAAAGCAGTTCCGAAGAACTCTGGTTCGCCGATGTCGAAGAAAAAACGAAACAGGATGAAGAAAGCACACTTGAAATGCCGATGGATGATGAATCGGTATTTACTTCCGATACAACCCCGGGTGAAGGGGAAGGGGAATAA
- a CDS encoding DnaJ domain-containing protein yields the protein MYRDYYEILGVEKDSSSRDIKRSFRRKAKELHPDISVSSKRATEDAFKLLLRAYEVLSNPAKRELYDRTLSHINATWFDYREFLKKKQKDMKSQSKLIFYDLLHDNPDEAIELYCFLSSNPAYQMHKYLDYGDYLECIFLLAEEFEKRGEYIRAYEFLKKIYTFEQKIPFFKQYMVEIMMRLKTLVCVKMTRYLSPLTAVKYINELIALNYPKKETAKFYRICSELYLAAGEKESAEIVLKKGLELDRKLKGIKKLMDKINTPENIRV from the coding sequence ATGTACAGGGATTACTATGAGATACTGGGTGTCGAAAAGGATTCCTCATCCAGGGACATTAAACGCTCGTTCAGAAGAAAGGCAAAAGAATTGCACCCCGATATAAGCGTCTCATCGAAAAGAGCGACGGAAGATGCTTTCAAGCTTCTGCTTCGGGCATATGAAGTTCTCAGTAATCCTGCAAAACGGGAGTTATACGACAGGACGCTTTCCCATATCAATGCAACATGGTTTGATTACCGGGAATTTCTTAAAAAAAAGCAAAAAGATATGAAAAGCCAGTCAAAGCTGATTTTTTACGATTTGCTGCATGATAATCCGGATGAAGCGATCGAATTGTACTGTTTCCTTTCTTCAAATCCGGCGTACCAGATGCATAAATATCTGGATTATGGTGATTATCTCGAATGTATCTTTCTGCTTGCCGAGGAGTTCGAAAAACGGGGCGAATATATCAGGGCGTATGAGTTTTTAAAAAAAATTTATACATTCGAGCAAAAGATACCTTTTTTCAAACAATATATGGTTGAAATTATGATGAGGTTAAAAACTCTTGTGTGCGTGAAAATGACGCGGTATTTGTCTCCGCTGACGGCAGTCAAATATATCAACGAATTGATTGCATTGAATTATCCAAAAAAAGAAACGGCTAAATTCTATAGAATCTGCTCGGAGCTATATCTTGCAGCAGGGGAAAAGGAGAGCGCCGAAATCGTTCTGAAAAAGGGGTTGGAACTTGATAGAAAACTAAAAGGGATCAAGAAATTGATGGATAAAATCAATACACCTGAAAATATTCGGGTTTGA
- a CDS encoding peptidyl-prolyl cis-trans isomerase, whose translation MRLKTNMFVLLFIIILLQAVQVQGIDKPVARIKLIKTEVIYQTTFKTIVESMETRMKRELTSDERKVILDKLIEEKLLVQAAKEENVNVTQSAVDAKVKQIKQLLELQEGRKYTDKEFQERVTREGDTTWEEFLQQIKNSVLQEGYIQAKKGAELSDSRKPTDEEVVAYYEENRTIFVAPEMIKFKQIFIVTKGLPKDKKNAYYKRAEEIYSSIIEGKSFDDYSEVYIKGSTSKIGSMVIETWQRDDESRKVTYGKDFFNTLFKLKDGELSNIIESNLGYHIVQVLKKYPFSILGIDDKIPPQYTMTVRDKIMTALKQKKDLEAYQNAYKELIEDIKAKAEIKIYEENLTW comes from the coding sequence ATGAGATTGAAAACAAATATGTTCGTACTTCTGTTTATCATTATATTGTTGCAGGCGGTGCAAGTACAGGGAATCGACAAGCCCGTTGCACGAATAAAACTGATAAAGACAGAAGTGATTTATCAGACGACATTCAAGACGATTGTCGAGAGTATGGAAACCCGAATGAAACGGGAATTGACGAGTGACGAGAGGAAAGTCATTTTAGACAAGCTTATTGAAGAAAAACTTCTCGTGCAGGCAGCCAAAGAGGAAAACGTCAATGTTACCCAATCAGCGGTTGACGCAAAGGTGAAACAAATAAAACAGCTGCTTGAACTCCAGGAAGGCAGAAAATATACCGACAAAGAATTCCAGGAAAGGGTTACGCGGGAGGGAGACACGACCTGGGAAGAGTTTCTCCAGCAGATCAAGAACTCGGTTCTCCAGGAAGGATATATCCAGGCCAAGAAGGGGGCCGAGCTTTCGGATTCAAGAAAACCGACGGATGAAGAAGTCGTCGCCTATTACGAAGAGAACAGGACGATTTTTGTCGCTCCGGAAATGATCAAATTCAAACAGATATTTATCGTAACCAAGGGCCTCCCGAAGGACAAGAAGAATGCGTACTACAAGAGGGCGGAGGAAATATATTCCTCGATTATAGAAGGGAAATCGTTTGATGATTACTCCGAGGTTTATATAAAAGGGTCTACAAGTAAAATAGGAAGCATGGTAATCGAAACATGGCAGCGGGATGATGAAAGCAGAAAGGTCACCTACGGAAAAGATTTTTTTAACACGCTTTTCAAGCTAAAAGACGGAGAATTGAGCAACATTATAGAATCGAATCTCGGTTATCATATAGTTCAGGTATTGAAAAAATACCCCTTTTCAATTCTCGGGATTGACGATAAAATACCCCCGCAATATACAATGACAGTGAGGGATAAGATAATGACCGCGTTAAAACAGAAAAAGGATCTCGAAGCGTATCAGAATGCCTACAAGGAGTTGATCGAGGACATAAAAGCAAAAGCGGAAATTAAAATATACGAAGAAAACCTTACCTGGTAG
- the nusB gene encoding transcription antitermination factor NusB, which produces MGVRHQGRIIAFQTLYRYEFTHEGMESLLDFSWLDEHKKETIKAESYDFARLIIRGTMENLAVIDRMIQEHLEHWDFSRLSRVDLANLRISVYGLMFQHDIPASVTIDEAIDIAKEFGADDSYRFVNGVLDSINKNKKPGQAG; this is translated from the coding sequence ATGGGCGTAAGGCACCAGGGAAGAATCATAGCTTTTCAAACGCTCTACCGGTACGAGTTTACCCATGAAGGGATGGAAAGCCTGCTTGATTTTTCATGGCTTGATGAGCATAAAAAGGAGACGATAAAGGCAGAGTCCTACGATTTCGCACGGCTGATTATCCGGGGGACGATGGAAAACCTCGCCGTCATCGACAGAATGATACAGGAACATCTGGAACATTGGGATTTTTCCCGGCTTTCGCGGGTGGACCTGGCCAACCTTCGTATCAGTGTCTATGGACTGATGTTTCAGCATGATATCCCCGCTTCCGTCACGATAGATGAAGCAATCGATATCGCAAAGGAGTTTGGCGCCGATGATTCATATCGGTTTGTCAACGGCGTACTCGACAGTATCAATAAAAATAAAAAACCCGGACAGGCCGGGTGA
- a CDS encoding tetratricopeptide repeat protein, producing MAGKIKKPLLIGISIIVSLIISAGAVVFIMYLGSIGRARDLSEALEKTDGALSYGYLSKAERHLREAADYADNKYDHMRVLKRAYRISEGRQDMTLLAELAAYAVKSVGANDELLTIKSFADLRSNRFERVHQPSDTRGRSLPLASLAVEAFLRSGAVKEAQEIRRPGFPFTMLKLLQSDDPALFEESGIKNSEARLLLDSALLSAYDGKMKEAFRIVKESNREPFFYEPSVFIAYDVGEFEYARDMSGKIFAMHPDRTDILILSGDMALLEGDLGTANDFYNRAITIGKDYAPQPYLNNAYIYQKQGDDGAALSSLRSAYSLFPDDAGVVIEAAKLLFTLSKTSEAGEILSSYVADHPDNPDAALMLINLRRPSMQPKQYRAELWELFNRHPAEKKICTMLLTYLLGIPDIDGAENALNIYRITFREGKEKQPREAWVFHFAGIINALKGNYTAAVSDLNESIALEENEVVRYHRAFVHYISGDLAEARDDCRHALRVERSELSKNRIFYSRVVTLMGETFSASRDDEQAARQFEYALDINPENYRAQALLKQLEENNKKE from the coding sequence GTGGCAGGAAAAATTAAAAAACCTCTTCTCATTGGCATATCCATTATCGTTTCCCTCATCATTTCGGCCGGGGCGGTCGTTTTTATCATGTACCTTGGATCGATTGGCAGAGCGCGGGATCTGAGTGAAGCCCTTGAAAAAACGGACGGTGCCCTCTCGTACGGTTATCTGAGTAAAGCGGAACGCCATCTCAGGGAAGCCGCGGACTACGCGGACAATAAATATGACCATATGAGGGTGTTGAAGCGCGCTTACCGCATATCAGAGGGCAGACAGGATATGACGTTGCTGGCGGAACTGGCCGCATACGCGGTCAAATCGGTCGGTGCAAACGATGAACTTCTCACGATAAAAAGCTTTGCTGATTTGAGAAGCAATCGATTCGAACGTGTTCATCAGCCTTCCGATACCCGTGGCCGATCGCTCCCGCTGGCATCTCTTGCCGTCGAAGCGTTTCTTCGTTCTGGAGCGGTGAAAGAGGCGCAAGAAATAAGAAGACCTGGATTCCCGTTTACCATGCTCAAGCTTCTTCAATCCGATGATCCGGCTTTGTTTGAGGAATCCGGCATAAAAAACTCCGAAGCGAGGCTACTGCTCGACAGCGCGCTTCTCTCTGCGTACGACGGTAAAATGAAAGAAGCATTCCGAATCGTAAAAGAGAGCAATCGGGAGCCGTTTTTCTATGAGCCTTCCGTGTTTATCGCCTATGACGTCGGCGAGTTCGAATATGCGCGGGATATGAGCGGGAAAATCTTCGCGATGCACCCCGACCGGACCGATATTTTGATTTTGTCCGGTGATATGGCTTTGCTCGAAGGGGACCTCGGGACGGCAAACGATTTCTACAACCGTGCGATAACAATCGGGAAAGATTATGCGCCGCAGCCTTATCTCAATAACGCATACATCTATCAAAAGCAAGGGGATGACGGGGCCGCACTCTCTTCCCTGAGATCGGCCTATTCCCTCTTTCCCGATGATGCCGGTGTCGTTATCGAAGCTGCAAAACTGCTTTTCACGCTTTCAAAAACTTCAGAAGCCGGGGAAATCCTCTCATCGTATGTCGCGGATCATCCCGATAATCCGGACGCGGCTTTGATGCTCATCAATCTGCGGCGGCCCTCCATGCAACCGAAACAATACCGCGCTGAACTATGGGAGCTTTTCAACCGGCACCCCGCGGAAAAGAAGATATGCACGATGCTTTTGACATACCTTTTGGGAATACCTGATATTGACGGCGCGGAGAATGCACTTAACATTTACCGGATCACCTTCCGTGAAGGAAAGGAAAAGCAGCCACGGGAAGCGTGGGTTTTCCATTTCGCCGGTATTATCAACGCGCTAAAAGGGAACTATACGGCGGCGGTTTCGGACTTAAATGAGAGTATCGCGCTTGAAGAGAACGAGGTTGTCCGTTATCATCGCGCCTTCGTTCATTATATATCGGGAGATCTTGCGGAAGCGAGGGATGATTGCCGTCATGCCCTGCGCGTCGAACGATCGGAACTTTCGAAAAACAGAATATTCTATTCACGCGTCGTTACCCTCATGGGAGAAACCTTTTCCGCTTCCCGTGACGACGAACAGGCGGCGAGGCAGTTCGAGTATGCCCTCGATATTAATCCCGAAAATTATCGTGCGCAGGCGCTGTTGAAACAGCTTGAAGAAAATAATAAAAAGGAGTAA
- a CDS encoding polymer-forming cytoskeletal protein, translating into MAKTPENTQCVIGEGSVFDGRFYVNGSILIEGKFQGDIKTDEQLIVGPTGKVKTDITAKKVTIAGTIIGNITATEEVSLLESGKVFGNITTPRLVVEAGVITEGKVVITAGKNESLKHIIEQDFGQNAEDIFKTIGQPKKPVKKVTEESSNS; encoded by the coding sequence ATGGCTAAGACACCGGAAAACACTCAATGTGTGATTGGTGAAGGGTCGGTATTCGACGGCAGGTTTTATGTGAATGGTTCCATTCTTATTGAGGGAAAGTTTCAGGGTGATATCAAAACGGACGAACAACTCATTGTCGGCCCGACAGGTAAAGTCAAAACCGATATCACTGCAAAAAAAGTGACCATTGCCGGAACTATAATCGGCAATATCACGGCAACGGAAGAAGTCAGTCTTCTTGAAAGCGGGAAAGTGTTCGGTAATATAACGACGCCAAGACTCGTTGTTGAGGCGGGCGTCATAACGGAAGGTAAAGTCGTTATTACCGCGGGAAAAAATGAAAGTCTGAAGCATATTATCGAACAGGATTTCGGCCAGAATGCGGAAGACATATTCAAAACAATAGGGCAACCCAAAAAACCGGTAAAAAAGGTGACGGAGGAATCATCGAATTCCTGA
- the map gene encoding type I methionyl aminopeptidase: MIKLKSLDEIARIRESGILLAKTLVKIRDLIAPGITTKELDEVAYEYIRSHGGKPAFLGYFDYPASLCISINDEVIHGIPSHRKLEEGDIVGIDLGVDLKGFYSDACFTAGVGAISNDRRRLCEVTKECLYRAIGEARPGNRLHAISRAVYDHAREYGYDVVRKFCGHGVGFELHEDPQVFNYINSGPNPRLKPGMVLAIEPMVNAGTYDINILEDGWTVVTADGKDSAHFEHTIAIHSDYTEILTDGFI; the protein is encoded by the coding sequence ATGATCAAATTAAAGAGTCTGGATGAAATAGCGAGAATTCGGGAATCCGGAATTCTCCTTGCTAAAACACTCGTTAAAATCAGGGACCTCATTGCTCCGGGAATTACGACAAAGGAACTCGATGAGGTCGCCTATGAATATATTCGTTCTCACGGGGGCAAGCCGGCATTTCTCGGATATTTCGATTATCCGGCGAGTCTTTGTATTTCCATCAATGACGAAGTGATCCACGGCATACCCTCACATAGAAAACTCGAAGAAGGCGATATTGTCGGCATCGATCTGGGCGTCGACCTAAAGGGATTCTACAGCGACGCATGTTTTACCGCGGGAGTGGGGGCGATCTCGAACGACCGGAGGAGGTTGTGTGAAGTGACGAAAGAATGCCTCTACCGCGCCATCGGAGAAGCCCGGCCGGGCAACCGCCTTCACGCAATTTCACGGGCGGTCTACGATCACGCGCGTGAATACGGGTATGACGTCGTGCGTAAGTTCTGCGGCCACGGTGTCGGCTTCGAATTGCATGAAGATCCGCAGGTGTTCAATTATATCAACTCCGGCCCCAATCCGCGCTTGAAGCCGGGTATGGTCCTGGCAATAGAACCGATGGTCAACGCGGGAACCTACGATATCAATATTCTCGAAGATGGATGGACCGTCGTTACGGCCGACGGTAAGGATTCGGCGCATTTCGAACATACGATTGCGATCCACTCGGATTATACGGAGATTCTTACCGATGGATTTATTTGA
- a CDS encoding Do family serine endopeptidase, whose translation MGLKSLFKSEKVMLVNIALACIIIGFLIGVVSFSCSTKVSSNGFAQAQDESRSQEGIEALENIQYSFRKVAEKVLPVVVEINVVDIVTQDIPEGWGFPFEFFFGPEKEDNDEPRQKEYRQQGLGSGVIVRQTGDKVYVLTNNHVVGEAEEINVTLYEGKTYTAKLVGKDERKDIALVVFNESKKVPVADIGDSDSCSVGDWALAIGNPLGYAYTVTAGIISALGRRGGPGENISDFIQTDAAINQGNSGGALVNIRGQVIGINTWIASRTGLYAGYGFAIPINNAKKAIDDFIQFGKVEYGWLGVQISDTNEEVKKALGLGDTKGSFVSQVFRDSPAYKAGMQPGDYVVEVDDTPIIDTNHLLRVIADIPGGRSSKFEIIRLGDTVSLTIKLGIRPEEKKIAGQNKNLWPGMSVIPLTDEIKERLEISSSKGVIISLVLDDTPADIAGFEEGDVVKKINDKEIRTIGDFYTALNDKSKKDLMFLFERKGVELKIGLVR comes from the coding sequence ATGGGATTGAAAAGTTTATTCAAATCCGAAAAAGTCATGCTCGTGAATATCGCGTTGGCATGCATTATTATCGGATTTCTCATTGGTGTGGTTTCTTTTTCCTGTTCCACGAAAGTTTCTTCCAATGGATTCGCGCAGGCACAGGACGAAAGCAGGTCGCAGGAAGGAATCGAGGCCCTCGAGAATATTCAATATTCTTTTCGCAAAGTAGCGGAAAAGGTTCTTCCTGTCGTTGTCGAAATAAATGTCGTTGATATCGTAACACAGGATATTCCGGAAGGGTGGGGGTTTCCTTTCGAATTCTTCTTCGGCCCCGAGAAGGAGGACAATGATGAACCACGGCAAAAAGAATACCGGCAGCAGGGGCTCGGTTCGGGAGTGATCGTGCGGCAGACCGGTGACAAGGTCTATGTTCTGACAAACAATCATGTCGTGGGTGAGGCGGAAGAAATAAATGTGACACTGTATGAAGGAAAAACCTATACGGCCAAACTCGTGGGAAAAGACGAACGGAAGGACATTGCCCTCGTCGTTTTTAACGAATCGAAAAAGGTTCCCGTTGCGGATATCGGTGATTCGGATTCCTGTTCGGTCGGGGACTGGGCGCTTGCGATCGGGAATCCGCTCGGATATGCCTATACGGTAACAGCCGGGATCATCAGCGCGCTGGGCAGACGGGGCGGACCGGGTGAAAATATAAGCGATTTCATCCAGACGGACGCGGCAATCAACCAGGGCAACTCCGGCGGCGCGCTTGTCAATATCAGGGGCCAGGTTATCGGTATCAATACCTGGATCGCCTCACGTACCGGGCTTTATGCGGGATATGGATTCGCGATTCCCATCAATAATGCAAAGAAAGCGATCGATGATTTCATACAATTCGGAAAAGTCGAATACGGATGGCTCGGCGTGCAGATTTCGGATACGAACGAGGAAGTGAAAAAGGCGCTCGGTCTCGGAGACACGAAAGGATCGTTCGTTTCTCAGGTATTCAGGGATTCACCCGCATATAAAGCCGGGATGCAACCCGGTGACTATGTCGTTGAGGTCGACGATACCCCGATCATCGACACGAACCATCTCCTCCGGGTGATAGCGGATATTCCGGGAGGAAGAAGTTCGAAATTCGAAATAATCAGGCTCGGGGATACCGTTTCCCTGACAATCAAGCTCGGTATACGGCCGGAAGAGAAAAAAATCGCGGGCCAGAACAAGAATCTCTGGCCCGGTATGTCGGTCATTCCGCTGACGGATGAAATAAAGGAACGCCTTGAGATTTCTTCCTCAAAGGGAGTAATTATTTCCCTTGTCCTCGATGATACGCCCGCGGATATCGCCGGATTCGAAGAGGGAGATGTCGTTAAAAAAATAAACGATAAGGAAATACGGACAATCGGGGATTTCTATACCGCACTCAATGATAAAAGCAAAAAGGATCTCATGTTTCTCTTTGAACGGAAAGGAGTTGAACTAAAGATAGGACTTGTCCGATAA
- a CDS encoding phosphoribosyltransferase — protein MKKEFVPYEVIRDNAVKLAYRIYMSGFIPDVIYVCLRGGVYIGNILSEYFKIIKGHDAPLFYAAVVARSYFYTGGKNEVVVDGWTYDPSFLKKGEKILFADDIFDSGNTINHLIHIILGHGIKREDIKIAVHDYKVRTYLEDNPEIKPDFWCRYREINNPRDDTWIHYLSHEIDGLSKAECRCYFTMGDEELEKALEFVGDKL, from the coding sequence GTGAAGAAAGAGTTTGTACCGTACGAAGTGATACGAGACAATGCCGTCAAACTGGCGTATCGGATCTATATGTCCGGTTTCATTCCCGATGTCATCTATGTCTGTCTGCGGGGCGGCGTATACATCGGGAATATATTGAGTGAATATTTTAAAATAATCAAAGGACATGATGCGCCGCTTTTTTATGCGGCGGTTGTCGCGCGCTCCTATTTTTATACGGGCGGGAAAAACGAGGTGGTTGTCGACGGATGGACATATGATCCCTCCTTTCTCAAAAAGGGAGAAAAAATACTTTTTGCCGATGATATTTTTGATTCTGGTAATACAATTAATCACCTGATACATATCATCCTCGGGCACGGCATAAAGAGGGAGGATATCAAGATCGCCGTCCACGACTATAAAGTGAGGACATATCTGGAGGATAATCCTGAAATTAAGCCTGATTTCTGGTGCCGGTACCGTGAAATAAACAATCCCCGTGACGATACATGGATTCATTATTTGAGTCACGAAATCGACGGGCTTTCGAAAGCAGAATGCCGCTGTTATTTTACCATGGGCGATGAAGAACTTGAAAAAGCCCTGGAGTTTGTCGGGGATAAGCTTTGA